The Chitinophagaceae bacterium genomic interval GTCATCGGCAATACTTTTTTGCACTTCGGCAAGATATTTTTCGGGAATAATACAATCGGAATCTAAAAAAATAAAATAATCCCCCTTTGCTCGCAGAGAACCATAGTTTCGTGATGGACCAGGACCTGAATTTTCTTTATAAAAGTATTGTATATCTACCATATTTTTATAGATATTTACAACAGATTCACAAGGAATAGGAGAAAAATCCTCTACAATGAGAATTTCAAATGAACGGTACGTTTGAATAGATAAACTTTGTAAAAGTTCATCTATTTCTTCTTTTGGTCTTTTATATACAGGAATAATGAGAGAAAATAACATACAAAATAGTATTGGATTTACAGTGATTAATGAGGAAACGTAAAAAAGAAATATTTTATGACAGATTATTACATTTTTTTCTTTTTTATTTTTAAAAAAGTAAAAATGAGTAAAATATATTAATCTTTAGGAAACATTACTTATTACTCCACTAAAGTATATTTTGAAATAAGTAATTATTAAAAACAATATATTATATATTATACATTTAAATCAAAAAAAGATGAAAAGTTTTTTATTAGTATTATTCTGTATGGGAATATGTCTCAATTCTTTTGGGCAATCGGGGAAAAATATCCCTAAAAACACCTCAAAGAAAGATATATTTATAGAGAATATAGATAGAAATTCTACAAAGTATGGAGAAATAGCCAAACGGATATGGGACTATGCTGAAGTAGGATATAAAGAGGTGAAGAGTAGCGAGGAATTAAAGCAATTACTGAAGAGTGAGGGCTTTAATATAGAAGAAGGAGTAGCGGGAATTCCTACTGCCTTTATAGCTACTTATAAAAGTGGAACGGGGGTTCCTACGGTTGCTGTATTAGGAGAATACGATGCTTTACCTGGTATATCTCAAGAGGCAGTTACGGAGAGAAAACCTATTCTGCAGAAAGAAGCGGGTCATGCCTGCGGACATCATTTATTTGGTGTTGCTTCTGCTGCGGCTTCTATAGCATTAAAACAATGGCTGATAGAATCTAAGGCAAATGGGACTATTAAATTTTATGGAACTCCCGCAGAAGAAGGTGGTTCGGGAAAGGTTTATATGGTTAGAGAAGGTCTTTTTAAAGGGGTAGATATAGTTTTGCATTGGCATCCAGGAAGTATGAATTCAGCAAGTCCTTCTACTTCTTTGGCAAATAGAAATGGAAAATTTAGGTTTTATGGGACTTCTGCACATGCAGCCGCTTCACCTGAAAGAGGACGTTCTGCATTAGACGGGGTGGAAGCAATGAATATGATGGTAAATATGATGCGAGAGCATACAAAAGAAGATTCTAGAATCCATTATATTATAACTCGTGGTGGAGAAGCGCCCAATGTAGTTCCTGACTTTGCGGAAGTATACTATTATGTAAGGCATAAAAGCAACGATGAAGTAAGAGATATGTGGAAAAGATTAGAAAATGCTGCAAAAGGTGCTGCAATGGGAACAGATACCGAAGTAAAAATAGAAATACTTGGTGGTGTTTATAGCACTCTCCCAAATGAAGTACTTTCTAAAGCAATGTATGAAAATCTAAAAAAAGTAGGAGGTTATACTTATACCGAAGAAGAGAAAATTTTTGCGGAAAAAATATATACTACCTTAGGTAAAAGTGCGCAACCGTTAGAAAATACCAATAAAATCCAACCTTATGAATCTCGAGAAGGAAAAGGAAGCACAGATGTAGGAGATATAAGTTGGAATGTTCCAACAGTGGGTCTCAATACTGCCACATGGGTACCTGGAACAGCAGCACATAGCTGGCAAGCTGTTGCTGCGGGAGGAACTTCTATTGGTACTAAAGGATTACTCATCGCTGCCAAAACTATAGCTCTCACGGGGTATGATATTTTTACAAATACTCAATTAATAGAAGATGCATGGAAAGAGCTTCGTTCTAAACAAGGAGAAAGTTTTAAGTATGAGCCACTTCTTGGGGATAGAAAACCTGCATTAGATTATAGAGATTAAAGATAAAGATAGGAATATTACAGTTAAAGAGAGGGTCCCCTCTGAAAAAGAAATTTTTCGGAGGGGGCTCATCTTTTGTTATAGATAAAAGGTCAGTACAGTTTTTGTCTCTGTGCTATTATATCTTCATTTTCCATAAATTCATCAAAGGGAACTAATTTATCTAAAAATCCTTTTGAGGAAATTTCTACTATTCTATTTGCTATGGTATTTGTAAATTCTCTATCGTGAGAAGTAAATAAAATAATACCTGGGAAGTTTATCAATCCGTTATTGAGAGCTTGTATAGATTCTAGGTCTAAATGATTGGTTGGCTCATCTAATATAAGTAAATTAGCACCGCTTAGCATAATTTTGGAAAGCATACAGCGGACTTTTTCTCCTCCGGATAAAACACTACATTTTTTGAATACTTCTTCGCCTGAAAAGAGCATTCGTCCTAAAAAACCTCTTATATATTGTTCGTCTTTTTCTGCATCAGAATATTGTCTCAGCCAATCTACTAAGTTGAGTTCTGATTGAAAAAAATGAGTATTTTCATTTGGTAGGTATGCGATGGTTATGGTTTGTCCGTATTTAAAGCTTCCTTTGTCAGCAGCAAGTTCGTTCGCCAATATTTTAAATAAGGTAGTAATAATGGTGCTTTCTTTACTTAAAAAAGCGATTTTATCTCCTTTATTTACAAACAGGTCTATATCTTGGAATATGGTTTTCCCTTCAATAAATTTAGAAAGTTCTTTTACTTCTAATATTTGGTCTCCTGGTACTCTGTTTTGTGTAAATATTATGCCTGGGTATTTTCTACTGGATGGTTTTATTTCTTCCACGTTAATTTTTTCTATAAGTTTTCTTCTGCTTGTTGCTTGTCTTGATTTAGAAGCATTTGCACTAAAGCGAGCTATAAACTCTTGGAGTTCTTTTATTTTTTCTTCTGCTTTTTTATGAGTAACGTTTTTTTGTTGAAGGGCTAATTGGCTGGATTGGTACCAGAAACTGTAATTTCCTGTAAAGATTCGTATTTCATTATAATCAATATCTAATGTATGGGTGCTAACGGTGTCTAAGAAATGTCTGTCATGTGATACTACAATGACCATATTTTGGAATTCCAATAAAAAATCTTCTAGCCACTTAATAGAATGTATATCCAAATCATTAGTAGGTTCATCTAAAATAAGAATATCGGGGTTACCAAAAAGTGCTTGTGCTAAAAGGATACGTACTTTTTCTCCTCCGGTGAGTTGTTTCATTTTATGTTGGTGGATATTTTCTTGTATATTAAGACCACTGAGGAGGTTGGCTGCATCTGATTCTGCATTCCATCCGTCTAATTCTGCAAACTCATTTTCTAGTTCGGATGCTCTTATACCATCTTTTTCAGAAAAATTTGATTTGGAGTATAACTCTTCTTTTTCTTTTACAATGCTCCATAGTTTTTTATGACCCATTATAACAGTATCTAATACAGAAAATTCATCGAATTCAAAGTGGTTTTGGTGTAGTACTGCCATTCTTTTATTTGGTTCAATGGAAATATCACCTTTTGTTGGTTTCACTTCACCCGATAGTATTTTTAAGAAGGTAGATTTTCCGGCTCCGTTTGCACCTATAACTCCATAGCAATTTCCACTCGTAAATTTTATATTTACTTCATCAAATAACACTCTCTTTCCGAATTGCAGGGTTATATTATTGACAGATAGCATATTTTTCTTTTTTGTTTTTTAATTATTATTTATTTTTTAAAAAGTTCATAAGGAGTTCATTAAATTCGTTGGGCTTTTCCATCATGGGAACATGACAACAGTGGTCTAAAAAATGAAGAGTAGAATGTGGGAGGAGAGAATGGAATTCATGAGCAACAATTGGTGGGGTTATTGTATCATTTAAGCCCCATATTAAAAGAGTGGTAGTTGTTATTTGAGATAATTCTTGAGACATATTTTTTCTTTGAGCTGATTTTGCCATTTTTATTATATTCAAGCATTTGCTATTGTCTTTTAGGGTTTCCATTATTTCAAGAATCATGTCTTCTGTGACAATATTGGGGTCATAAAAAGTGTGCTTTGTTTTTTCTTTTATATAGTCATAATTTCCTCGCTTAGGAAAAGAACTTCCCATCCCCGCTTCAAAAAGCCCTGAGCTACCGGTAAGGACAAGTTTCTTTACTTTATCGGGATGCTTAAGGGTGTACATAAGCGATATGTGTCCTCCTAAAGAGTTTCCTACTAAAGTAAAACTATTAAGTTGTTTTAAAAGAATAAAACTTTCTACGAAAGATACCAATTCTTCTAACCCGGACTTATAAGGTAGTGTAGTTATTGGTAAAACGGGTATAATAACCCTGTATTGTGTGCTAAAATATTTCACAACAGCATCCCAATTGCTTAAAGAACCAAATAACCCATGCAATAAAAGTAACACTTCTCCATTCCCCTCATCTAAATAATAAAAGTTCTCTTCTTTTTTGGTAGTAAATCCCATTTTTTAACTAAATCTTTTGGTAATCGGGTATAAAATTGATATTAAAATATGCTATTGGTACATAATAAAAAAATAACAAGAATATAGTAAATATATGCAATATGATTCAAAAAAAGCATTATTATTTATGATTCTGTAGTATTTTCTGTTCCTTCATGTACTTCTAATTCTATATTTTCTGTACCTACATATTCATTATCAGATGGAAGCGGTGCATCTAAGGTTTGAATTTTTTCTACACTTGCTATTGCGTCTCCTTCGTATAATTTTATAAGTCGTACTCCTTGGGCTATTCTTCCGGTTATTCTAATTTTATTGAGAAGCATACGAATGGCTATTCCTGATTTATTGATAATCATAAGTTCATCAGTAGGGGATACTTCTTTTATCGCAACTAATTTTCCCGTTTTTTCAGTCACATCTAATGTTTTAACACCTTGACCGTTTCGGTGAGTTATTCTATAGCTTTCTATTGCGGAGCGTTTTCCATACCCTTGTTCTGATACGACTAATAATTCTGTTTTTGGATCGGTTACGCAAACCATACCTATAAGGGTATCTTCTTCATTTTTAAATTGCATACCTATAACTCCCATAGCGGTTCTGCCCATAGATCTGACTTCTTTTTCGTGAAAACGTATTGCTTGTCCGTCTCTTGAAGCAAGAACGATTTCATTATTTCCGTTGGTAAGTTGTACATCTAATAGTTCGTCATTTTCATTTATAGTAATAGCGTTTATCCATCCTGTTCTAAATTTACAAAATTCTTTGAGTAGTGTTTTTTTGATAATTCCATTTGTAGTACATAAAACGATATAGTGGCTTTCTATAAATTCTATATTATCTAAATTTCTGACATTGATTACATTTCTTACTTTATCAGATTCTTCTATGGGGATTATATTTTGGATAGCCCTTCCTTGTGAATTTTTAGAGCTTTCAGGTATTTTATATGCTTTAATAGAAAACATTCTGCCTTTGCTGGTAAATATAAAAAGATAATCCAAATTATTGGCTACCAATAAGTGTTCCGTAAAATCTTCTTCTTTGGTAGAAGCAGATTTTGTTCCTATCCCTCCACGCCCTTGTATTTTATATTCTGCGAGAGATGTTCTTTTGGTATATCCTTGGTGAGATATGGTGATAACCATTTGATTGTTTTCTATCATATCTTCTTCGTCAAATTCTTCTGCATTCGGTTCTATCACGCTTCTTCTTTCATCACCAAATTTTTCTCTTAATTCTATGAGTTCATTTTTGATAACTGACATTTGGATAGAAAAACTACCGAGTATTTCTTGAAGGTTCTGTATGATTTTTTTTATTTCTTCATACTCTTTTTCTATTTTATTTCTTTCTAACCCTGTAAGTCGTTGAAGTCGCATCTCTAATATAGATTTTGATTGGATTTCGGAGAGTTGAAACGTATTCATAAGTCCTATTTTTGCTTGTTCTGTATCGGATGAGGACCTAATCAGTGTTATTACTTGATCTAAATGGTCTAAAGCAATAATATACCCTTCTAGTATATGGGCTTTTTTTTGGCTTTCCTCAAGGTCAAACTTTGTTCTTCTGATAATAACATCGTGTCTGTGTTCTATATAATTTTTTATGAGGTCTTTGAGATGGAGGGTTTGCGGTCTTCCTTTTACTAATGCTACATTATTTACTACAAACTGTGTTTGTAGTTGGGTATATTTATAGAGTTTATTGACTACTATTTGAGCAATGGCATCTTTTCTGAGCTCATACACTATCCGAAGCCCATCTCGGTCAGATTCATCACGAACTTCCGTGATCCCTTCAATTACTTTTTCTTGAATTAATTGGGCTGTTTTTTCTATCATAGAAGCTTTATTGACTTGGTAGGGAATTTCTGTTATAACAATTTGCTCCCTTCCATTTTTCAAAGCTTCTATACTCAGTTTGGCTCTAATGACGATTTTACCTTTACCTGTCATAAATGCTGACCTGATACCGCTCGTTCCGTATATGATACCTCCTGTTGGAAAGTCAGGCGCCTTTATATAATTCATAAGTTCTTCAATACTTATATCATTATTTTCTATGTAAGCAATAGTTCCGTTTATGATTTCTGTGAGGTTATGGGGTGGCATATTGGTAGCCATTCCAACTGCTATCCCTGAGCTTCCGTTCACCAAAAGGTTCGGTATTTTTGCAGGGAAAACGGTAGGTTCTTCCAAAGAATCATCAAAATTTGGTTGAAAATCTACTGCTTTTTTGTTAATATCTGCTACCATCTCGTCTGTTATTTTTTTCAATCGGGCTTCTGTATAACGCATCGCCGCAGGGGAATCCCCGTCCATACTTCCAAAGTTCCCTTGTCCGTCTACTAATGGATACCGCAGCGACCAATTTTGAGCCATACGGACCATAGTGTCATAAACAGAAGCGTCCCCATGCGGGTGATATTTACCTAATACTTCTCCTACTATACGAGCTGATTTTTTATATGCTTTATTATAAGTCACTCCCAATTCTAACATTCCATATAATACTCTTCTATGAACGGGTTTTAAGCCATCTCTCACATCGGGCAATGCTCTTGAAACAATAACTGACATAGAATAATCTATGTAGGCAGTTTTCATCTCTTCTACGATATCTATCGGGATTATGTTCTCTTTTTCTCCTTTCATTTTACTTATTTAATAAGGTTTTTTTGTTCAAAAGTATTGTTTATGTAAAATAACAATAATAATAATTTTTTTTACTCTTTCTCCGTATTTCAATGATTTATAAACGAAAAACTCGTTTGTTTTTTCAAAATACGGCTTTGACTTTATATTTCTTATAAAGTAAAAAAATCTATACATACAACAACTATAAAGCATATAAGAAAATATAAGAACTCTTCTTATTAAGTGGCAACCAAGGGAAGTAACTTGGCTGGTAACTTGAGAATACATAAAATATCCTCACCATTCTCTCATTTTTTTATAACCACATAGAAATATGGAAAAGAAACTGTGTATCTACATGGTTATTAAACAAAAAATAAAAACGAAGAGATGCAATGAAAAAGAGATTATATCTGGGAGAAGTATCCTCTTTTTTTGCAAAATAAATAAACATTACACATATCTTTGTACATTTAATTCATTGGGAATGGGGATATTGAGAATAATATTATCTATCAAAACATGAGCACAGTAAGGAGCGATGCTCACTCCCTTAGTTCCCAATCCATTCAATATATACATGTTTTTATAATGTATATGATTTCCTAAAATAGGTCGTCTGTCGGGAACTGTTGGTCTTATACCGACGGTATGGTCTATTATTTCTATTGTTCCTTTGTAGAATTTAGCGAGATTCTGTAAGATTGTCTTTTGTGCTTGTAGGGTTGGTGTATGTGTTCTGTTTTCCCATTCGTAAGTAGTTCCTATTTTGCATATATTTTCTTTTTGTGGTATCAAAAAACATCCTCTATTGACGATAGTATGAAAGTGGCAGTTTAATTTTGTAGTGAGTAATTCTCCTTTCACGGGTATTATGGGGATTTTTGGAAAGATGGTACCTTCTAATTCTTGTTCTCCACGGCAAAGAATGAGGTATTCAGCTGTAACATCTTTGTAATTAATTTTTTTTTTTGTGATTTTTAAAAAATAGTCTTCAAATACCTCTTCTCTGATACTTTTATGTTCTTGAAAATACTTTTTAGCACTATTCAGAAATGTTTTTGTGTCCAAGAAACCTGTTTTTTTGAGCATCATCCCTCCAAAAGGACTATGAATTTGTTCGTGTGATGAGGTGAAAAGTATCTTATCAATGTAGGGAATGTATGATTCTTCGTGGAGTTTGCTTTCCCAATCATTTTGTTCTTTGATAGATAAAAAGGGGATGTAGAGTGGAAGGGGATTGAGAAAAGAGGCGTTGAGTTGGTTTTCTAATCTTTGATAGAATGTTTCTATATCTTTAAAAAAAACATCTGCCATCCATGTTTTTACCAATCTTTTGCCCGTGATGGGGTTATAAAGCCCCGAAGCCACTCTAGATGCAGATGCGGGATTGTTATTGTCAATTATCAAAATGCTTTTTCTTCTCCTTAAAAGTTCTAATGCTACGTGTGTTCCCGCTAATCCCTGTCCTACTATTATATATTCTACAAAAGAACTCATTTATTAAACAAAAGAATTAAAAATTGATACTGACGATGACTTCTCTCCAATTATTTTCTATGATATTAATAGTTATAAATATAGATTGATCATGGGAAACAGTAGAGGAAACTCTTTCAAACCACTCTATAAAGCATATATTACCACTGTAAAAATAGTCATCTAATCCTATTTCAGCGGCTTCTATTTCATTATTTATTCTATAAAAATCAAAATGGTATATTTTTTTGTTATCAACGGTAAGGTATTCGTTTATAAGAGAAAAAGTAGGACTTGTGACATTATCTATCACTTGTAAGTTTTTAGCAAGATACTTTATGAAGGTAGTTTTTCCTGCTCCTAATTCTCCTATAAACAGCCATACAGATGGTTTCCCATCTATTTTTACGAGAAATTTTGCGATTTCGTCAAAATCTTCTTCTTGTTTTACAATATATGTCTTGTGTATGTTCACCGTAAAATATTTAAGATGGTATGAATTTTTTTTTTTATAGAAATGTAAAAAATATTATTTTTTTAAAGAAGGTGAGAATAAGGTAAAGATTTTATATAATTTTCCATATATTCAAAATCTATTTCGTTATTTTGTTTTACTGGTAAGAAAAGTTTTTGATTTTTAATTCGTGTTTGATTTCTTTTACGACCATAATTGTATCTAAAACATTCTTTATTTAAAATCGTAACAAAAAATAAACTAGTATATTTATTAAGTATAAAATCTTTGGGAATAATTACTTCTACATGATCCGAGCCAATGAAATTATTCTCTTGATAAAATGCTTTTCCATTAGTGGCACTATCTATAGTTATCACATTTCCTTCTTGGGTGAAAATATTTGATGTTCCATTTACTCCATTGTTTTTATTGCTAGTAGTAACATATAAATATTCTCCTGCCGAAATTTCAAATTGAGTAGCATTACCTCCAGACCCTTTTACTTCAAATAAATCTTTGAGAGTAAACTCTTGAAAATTTTGCTTTTCAATTTTAGTGTTACTGCTATCATGTATATTTTTAATATTAATAAAGTTATCACTTCTAAACAAATCAAATAAATCAACTTCTTTTAAATCTTTATCTATTAAACCCAATTTCAATTTTGTTTTAAATATTACATACTCTTTAAGTGTATTTTCAAAATCTCTTTCTGATAATTGGCTATAATCAGTCTTACTATGAGCTTGAATAATCCATTCATCGTCTGCGGTAATTTTTGTATAAACTACATTAATATTATCATTGTATTTTTCTGGATTTTTTATTTTTTCTAATAAATCATTTTTAATATTTACCCATTTATTTAAAGTATCCGTTCTACCTTTGTTTTTAGACAAAATTAATCCATCATCTTTTAAATCATATAAAACCACTTTTTTATCTCCGTGTGAAATATTTGTCTCAAAAACTGCAATTGCTGTATTTGTAGAAGCATTTGGTTGAAACAATTCTATTGGCATATTGATAACATATTTTAAAGTATGTTTGCTTAATATTCTGGCTCTTATATTTTCATCCTTAAAATAAGTGGATAAAGGAGCAATCATCACCACATATCTACTACAATTATCTAATAATAATTCCAAGAATTGAATTTCTTTTTTAGTTGGATTTTCTTTATTATCTTTTCCACCATATGGTGGATTTACAAAACCAATTGTTGGTTTTATATCTTTAATTATTTGTAAAGCTTTTTCATCAAAA includes:
- a CDS encoding amidohydrolase, translated to MKSFLLVLFCMGICLNSFGQSGKNIPKNTSKKDIFIENIDRNSTKYGEIAKRIWDYAEVGYKEVKSSEELKQLLKSEGFNIEEGVAGIPTAFIATYKSGTGVPTVAVLGEYDALPGISQEAVTERKPILQKEAGHACGHHLFGVASAAASIALKQWLIESKANGTIKFYGTPAEEGGSGKVYMVREGLFKGVDIVLHWHPGSMNSASPSTSLANRNGKFRFYGTSAHAAASPERGRSALDGVEAMNMMVNMMREHTKEDSRIHYIITRGGEAPNVVPDFAEVYYYVRHKSNDEVRDMWKRLENAAKGAAMGTDTEVKIEILGGVYSTLPNEVLSKAMYENLKKVGGYTYTEEEKIFAEKIYTTLGKSAQPLENTNKIQPYESREGKGSTDVGDISWNVPTVGLNTATWVPGTAAHSWQAVAAGGTSIGTKGLLIAAKTIALTGYDIFTNTQLIEDAWKELRSKQGESFKYEPLLGDRKPALDYRD
- the gyrA gene encoding DNA gyrase subunit A, whose translation is MKGEKENIIPIDIVEEMKTAYIDYSMSVIVSRALPDVRDGLKPVHRRVLYGMLELGVTYNKAYKKSARIVGEVLGKYHPHGDASVYDTMVRMAQNWSLRYPLVDGQGNFGSMDGDSPAAMRYTEARLKKITDEMVADINKKAVDFQPNFDDSLEEPTVFPAKIPNLLVNGSSGIAVGMATNMPPHNLTEIINGTIAYIENNDISIEELMNYIKAPDFPTGGIIYGTSGIRSAFMTGKGKIVIRAKLSIEALKNGREQIVITEIPYQVNKASMIEKTAQLIQEKVIEGITEVRDESDRDGLRIVYELRKDAIAQIVVNKLYKYTQLQTQFVVNNVALVKGRPQTLHLKDLIKNYIEHRHDVIIRRTKFDLEESQKKAHILEGYIIALDHLDQVITLIRSSSDTEQAKIGLMNTFQLSEIQSKSILEMRLQRLTGLERNKIEKEYEEIKKIIQNLQEILGSFSIQMSVIKNELIELREKFGDERRSVIEPNAEEFDEEDMIENNQMVITISHQGYTKRTSLAEYKIQGRGGIGTKSASTKEEDFTEHLLVANNLDYLFIFTSKGRMFSIKAYKIPESSKNSQGRAIQNIIPIEESDKVRNVINVRNLDNIEFIESHYIVLCTTNGIIKKTLLKEFCKFRTGWINAITINENDELLDVQLTNGNNEIVLASRDGQAIRFHEKEVRSMGRTAMGVIGMQFKNEEDTLIGMVCVTDPKTELLVVSEQGYGKRSAIESYRITHRNGQGVKTLDVTEKTGKLVAIKEVSPTDELMIINKSGIAIRMLLNKIRITGRIAQGVRLIKLYEGDAIASVEKIQTLDAPLPSDNEYVGTENIELEVHEGTENTTES
- a CDS encoding ATP-binding cassette domain-containing protein codes for the protein MLSVNNITLQFGKRVLFDEVNIKFTSGNCYGVIGANGAGKSTFLKILSGEVKPTKGDISIEPNKRMAVLHQNHFEFDEFSVLDTVIMGHKKLWSIVKEKEELYSKSNFSEKDGIRASELENEFAELDGWNAESDAANLLSGLNIQENIHQHKMKQLTGGEKVRILLAQALFGNPDILILDEPTNDLDIHSIKWLEDFLLEFQNMVIVVSHDRHFLDTVSTHTLDIDYNEIRIFTGNYSFWYQSSQLALQQKNVTHKKAEEKIKELQEFIARFSANASKSRQATSRRKLIEKINVEEIKPSSRKYPGIIFTQNRVPGDQILEVKELSKFIEGKTIFQDIDLFVNKGDKIAFLSKESTIITTLFKILANELAADKGSFKYGQTITIAYLPNENTHFFQSELNLVDWLRQYSDAEKDEQYIRGFLGRMLFSGEEVFKKCSVLSGGEKVRCMLSKIMLSGANLLILDEPTNHLDLESIQALNNGLINFPGIILFTSHDREFTNTIANRIVEISSKGFLDKLVPFDEFMENEDIIAQRQKLY
- a CDS encoding FAD-dependent oxidoreductase, with the translated sequence MSSFVEYIIVGQGLAGTHVALELLRRRKSILIIDNNNPASASRVASGLYNPITGKRLVKTWMADVFFKDIETFYQRLENQLNASFLNPLPLYIPFLSIKEQNDWESKLHEESYIPYIDKILFTSSHEQIHSPFGGMMLKKTGFLDTKTFLNSAKKYFQEHKSIREEVFEDYFLKITKKKINYKDVTAEYLILCRGEQELEGTIFPKIPIIPVKGELLTTKLNCHFHTIVNRGCFLIPQKENICKIGTTYEWENRTHTPTLQAQKTILQNLAKFYKGTIEIIDHTVGIRPTVPDRRPILGNHIHYKNMYILNGLGTKGVSIAPYCAHVLIDNIILNIPIPNELNVQRYV
- the tsaE gene encoding tRNA (adenosine(37)-N6)-threonylcarbamoyltransferase complex ATPase subunit type 1 TsaE, with translation MNIHKTYIVKQEEDFDEIAKFLVKIDGKPSVWLFIGELGAGKTTFIKYLAKNLQVIDNVTSPTFSLINEYLTVDNKKIYHFDFYRINNEIEAAEIGLDDYFYSGNICFIEWFERVSSTVSHDQSIFITINIIENNWREVIVSINF
- a CDS encoding alpha/beta hydrolase, with product MGFTTKKEENFYYLDEGNGEVLLLLHGLFGSLSNWDAVVKYFSTQYRVIIPVLPITTLPYKSGLEELVSFVESFILLKQLNSFTLVGNSLGGHISLMYTLKHPDKVKKLVLTGSSGLFEAGMGSSFPKRGNYDYIKEKTKHTFYDPNIVTEDMILEIMETLKDNSKCLNIIKMAKSAQRKNMSQELSQITTTTLLIWGLNDTITPPIVAHEFHSLLPHSTLHFLDHCCHVPMMEKPNEFNELLMNFLKNK